Proteins encoded together in one Telopea speciosissima isolate NSW1024214 ecotype Mountain lineage chromosome 4, Tspe_v1, whole genome shotgun sequence window:
- the LOC122658188 gene encoding putative disease resistance protein At1g63350: MMMMMTKENKAEKKTSVLLPNLRRLRIGDCSRLKHIFQMIMVADQGLSQLEEIKIYDCPALEEIFMKSNDDGENKSSKVVLPRLRVLQLIELPNFSGVCRGVGSVLHNYFPACERLSIYGCPNLKRLPVVVSPARSSTPRLRGIETEETWFNDLEWNEPISDELHLQERVKVEFLSRRPAWFS, translated from the exons atgatgatgatgatgacaaaggaAAACAAGGCGGAGAAGAAGACTTCGGTCCTGCTTCCCAATCTAAGGAGACTACGTATTGGAGATTGTTCCCGTTTGAAGCATATCTTTCAAATGATTATGGTGGCTGATCAAGGTCTCTCACAActagaagaaattaaaatttatgaCTGCCCTGCTTTAGAGGAAATATTTATGaagagta atgATGATGGAGAAAACAAGAGCAGCAAGGTGGTGCTTCCTCGATTAAGGGTTCTACAATTGATCGAGTTGCCAAACTTCTCGGGGGTATGCCGAGGGGTGGGATCAGTACTCCATAATTATTTCCCTGCCTGTGAAAGATTGTCCATTTACGGGTGCCCCAATTTGAAAAGGCTCCCTGTCGTCGTAAGTCCAGCAAGGAGCAGCACACCAAGACTAAGGGGGATCGAAACAGAAGAAACATGGTTCAATGATTTGGAGTGGAATGAACCAATTAGTGACGAGCTGCACCTTCAAGAAAGGGTGAAG GTTGAATTTTTAAGCAGACGCCCGGCATGGTTCTCTTAG